A genomic window from Flavobacterium johnsoniae includes:
- a CDS encoding endo-1,4-beta-xylanase has product MIKQYILGALTALMFASCSNDEKVVFINAEEGDSGNPNPITQTLKEKAKFKIGAAVKMRDLQNEANFKNAVLKHYSQITAEFEMKMASIWTSSTAYNYTAADYLVGFAQDNKLEVHGHTLVWYDSFPEWFKNAKYDSIAFESKVKVYITDVVGRYKGKVKSWDVVNEVFADGGAMRNETVINSLFKDPIGFYGRCFRYAKAADPDAKLFYNDYSVVLDAGKRASIKKMVTRFKANGVPIDGIGDQFHYATDTNRQTMKTGFTDMASTGLLIHISELDIKVNTAKSDSYVFNDAEAQKQSETYKYITSMYEELPQTQKFAISTWGVTDKYTWLTSFWHSKEYPLLLDADYNKKPAYQGFLDGLK; this is encoded by the coding sequence ATGATAAAACAATATATTTTAGGAGCATTAACCGCTTTGATGTTTGCTTCTTGCAGCAACGACGAAAAAGTGGTTTTTATTAATGCTGAAGAAGGCGATTCAGGAAATCCAAATCCGATTACGCAGACTTTAAAGGAAAAAGCAAAATTTAAAATTGGAGCTGCAGTCAAAATGAGAGATTTGCAAAATGAAGCCAATTTTAAAAATGCAGTTTTAAAACATTACAGTCAGATTACAGCCGAATTCGAAATGAAAATGGCAAGTATCTGGACTTCTTCAACAGCTTACAATTATACCGCAGCCGATTATCTAGTTGGTTTTGCGCAGGATAATAAATTAGAAGTTCACGGACATACTTTGGTTTGGTACGATTCTTTTCCAGAATGGTTTAAAAATGCCAAATACGATTCAATTGCTTTCGAATCGAAAGTCAAAGTTTACATTACAGATGTTGTAGGACGTTACAAAGGCAAAGTAAAAAGCTGGGATGTTGTAAACGAAGTTTTTGCCGATGGCGGTGCAATGCGAAATGAAACCGTAATTAATTCTTTATTTAAAGATCCAATCGGATTTTATGGAAGATGTTTCCGTTATGCAAAAGCAGCAGATCCAGATGCGAAATTATTTTACAATGATTACAGCGTAGTTTTAGACGCAGGAAAAAGAGCTTCCATCAAAAAAATGGTAACCAGATTTAAAGCTAACGGAGTGCCGATTGATGGTATTGGAGATCAGTTTCATTACGCAACAGATACCAACAGACAGACGATGAAGACGGGTTTTACCGATATGGCTTCGACAGGATTGCTAATTCACATTTCAGAATTAGATATCAAGGTAAATACAGCAAAATCAGATTCGTATGTTTTTAATGATGCCGAAGCTCAAAAACAATCTGAAACCTACAAATACATTACATCGATGTATGAAGAATTGCCTCAAACTCAAAAATTTGCCATTTCAACTTGGGGTGTAACCGATAAATATACGTGGTTGACAAGCTTCTGGCACTCAAAAGAATATCCTTTGCTATTAGATGCTGATTACAATAAAAAGCCAGCTTACCAAGGATTTTTAGATGGATTGAAGTAA
- a CDS encoding RagB/SusD family nutrient uptake outer membrane protein — protein sequence MKNINFLFLLVFGLSLGLTSCEEFLEETVKDQVSVDYIYNSPAGLEVGVNALYNQMRFYNLPSGDNNDLWANVFFMVATDLGLHRTWNTPYGTGHNPQAFTGSKWIQGYKIIDRCSAIITAARSIQMDEAAKKRLVAQARVIRGELYLDLKQMYGGILIDTIPTTPQNINDPVEYKVASDADVYKLIDSDLDYAIANLPFKVDPGRYGQGVARHIRGKSALWQQDWAGAAAQFDAIINDGTHGLVNLIDVWGQNGNHKESLFTYQKDFLLGPSDDLAGGGGSWLSSVFTHRTYELNTSELIQDVAYGGQALGWFYPNNYLKSLYDQTNDLRFKTYYYSDNYQDYKINVPGNPKFGQPITNPAIAAPNGNYRAWHWSLKKYHDTEKLPMTSNSYKDYMYYRLAETYLLASEAYHNLGNDGKALAYLNKVRRRGYTGNPESTVTTYDLTAWTLNNYLDESARELAFENNRWFLLKRLGLLVERQNLYFRSSPSGTISGEVQLKMTPVMVNMPIPQSQIDLMGKPAGFNVGY from the coding sequence ATGAAAAATATAAATTTTCTATTTCTTTTGGTTTTCGGACTTTCTTTGGGACTTACTTCATGCGAAGAATTTCTAGAAGAAACTGTAAAAGATCAAGTATCTGTAGATTATATCTACAATTCTCCAGCAGGTTTAGAAGTTGGAGTAAATGCACTTTACAATCAGATGCGTTTTTATAATTTACCATCTGGAGATAATAACGATTTGTGGGCGAATGTATTCTTTATGGTAGCAACCGATTTAGGTTTGCACAGAACTTGGAATACGCCTTATGGAACGGGGCATAATCCGCAAGCTTTTACAGGTTCAAAATGGATTCAAGGCTATAAAATTATCGACAGATGTTCGGCAATTATTACAGCTGCAAGATCAATACAAATGGACGAAGCTGCGAAAAAAAGATTAGTTGCACAGGCTCGTGTAATTAGAGGTGAATTGTATTTGGATTTAAAACAAATGTATGGTGGAATTCTAATTGATACGATTCCAACAACTCCACAAAACATCAACGATCCTGTAGAATATAAAGTTGCAAGCGATGCCGATGTTTACAAATTGATTGATAGCGATTTGGATTATGCAATTGCAAATCTTCCGTTCAAAGTAGATCCAGGACGTTACGGACAAGGTGTTGCAAGACACATTCGCGGAAAAAGTGCTTTGTGGCAACAAGATTGGGCTGGAGCAGCGGCACAATTTGATGCTATTATTAATGACGGAACTCATGGTTTAGTAAATCTTATTGACGTTTGGGGACAAAACGGAAATCATAAAGAATCTCTTTTTACCTATCAAAAAGACTTTTTGTTAGGACCAAGCGACGACTTAGCTGGTGGCGGTGGTTCTTGGTTGAGTAGTGTTTTTACACATAGAACTTATGAATTAAATACAAGCGAATTGATTCAAGATGTTGCTTACGGAGGTCAGGCTTTGGGATGGTTTTATCCAAACAATTACCTGAAATCACTTTACGATCAGACTAACGATTTAAGATTCAAAACCTATTATTATTCTGATAATTATCAAGATTATAAAATCAATGTTCCGGGAAATCCAAAATTTGGACAACCTATAACTAATCCAGCAATTGCAGCTCCAAACGGAAATTACAGAGCTTGGCATTGGAGTTTGAAAAAATATCACGATACCGAAAAATTGCCAATGACTTCAAACAGTTATAAAGATTATATGTATTACAGATTGGCTGAAACTTATCTATTGGCATCTGAAGCGTACCATAATTTAGGTAATGACGGAAAAGCATTGGCTTATTTAAATAAAGTAAGAAGAAGAGGTTACACAGGAAATCCTGAAAGCACGGTAACAACTTACGATTTAACAGCTTGGACTTTAAATAATTATTTAGATGAATCTGCAAGAGAATTAGCTTTTGAAAATAACAGATGGTTTTTACTAAAAAGATTAGGACTTCTGGTAGAAAGACAGAATTTGTATTTCCGTTCAAGTCCATCTGGAACTATTTCTGGTGAAGTGCAATTGAAAATGACTCCTGTAATGGTAAACATGCCAATTCCGCAATCTCAAATCGATTTGATGGGAAAACCTGCAGGATTTAACGTTGGTTATTAA
- a CDS encoding SusC/RagA family TonB-linked outer membrane protein encodes MKNNKPEKMLFLGGNYLKLVLILLMCILSTNMQAQENAVSGKVVDTKGLPLPGVNVHVKGSTKGTQTDFDGNFSINTAPKSILVFSFIGMDEVSVDIENKKNLKVVLKESSQALDEIVVVGYGTKKKSDVISSVASVKPGDLTKVATSDVGEMLRGKAAGVQVSLNDGGPGSSSSIQIRGKKSINGSNEPIVIADGIVIGNINDINANDIASLEILKDAAAQSIYGARASNGVILITTKRGKTGKAKISYNGFSGVQTVNRNFDVYSGEEFAQLKREAYRTSNGGVYRPDDQVFTPLELQSIQSGKYIDWEKLVLRTGVTNNHSLSVSSGTDKTSIFSSINYINTSGVVPNSDYDKVAMRVNVDQRVTDWLKIGMNVSLQYSESNRPNVGNILNNAINTSPLGEVYNPDGSFRYLPGGIQETPNPLIDVYETTTNELNRNDIMNIFLDINLAKGFTYKMNASRRSWNFKAMSFNSSKSLSGIANSGQGSGFIRFQDNVEYQLSNILHYNLNVAEKNHFNVTGVYEITSSEYNDFRNSASRIPSDILGIYGLESAFLNTPEIGGNERSLVSFAGKLEYDFDNKYYFTVSGRADGSSVFGTNNKWGFFPAVNAAWNVSNEEFMKEHVPVLSNLKLRASYGKVGNQPKDPYQSMATATQRDYIINGVKVSGYVPGTQLSNPDLKWETSTQLNLAADFGLFKNRLTGTVEVYNTDTSDLLIYETLNANTGYTLKLSNIGKVNNKGLEVTLNGDLIKKKDFRLNLGATFTKNKNSIVSIYGKDADGDGREDDAVGNLWFIGKPIDVYYRYKAVGIYQEGENIPLVTGTTLYPGDIKLYDADPSNGANPNPDQDRVITSKMPDWFGTFSLALEYKQFDFSADIYTVQGITRDNPFLYDYVRGGSLRGVKNGIKQNYWTPENPGGNWPRPRDGNDPPYINTLGLQDASYIRLQNVSVGFKFPENTLKSLGLTNMRLYVTGSNLVTLTDYQSYSPEKEVYDYPEPVTCVIGLQVGF; translated from the coding sequence ATGAAAAACAACAAACCCGAAAAGATGCTTTTTCTTGGTGGAAATTATCTAAAACTAGTTTTGATTCTTTTGATGTGCATATTGTCCACGAATATGCAAGCACAGGAAAACGCCGTTAGCGGAAAAGTAGTAGATACTAAAGGACTGCCTTTGCCAGGCGTAAATGTCCACGTAAAAGGAAGCACAAAAGGAACTCAAACCGATTTTGACGGTAACTTCAGTATTAATACAGCTCCAAAAAGCATATTAGTTTTTTCTTTTATCGGAATGGACGAAGTGTCTGTTGATATCGAAAACAAGAAAAATCTAAAAGTAGTTCTTAAAGAAAGTTCTCAAGCACTTGATGAGATAGTAGTGGTAGGTTACGGCACGAAAAAGAAAAGTGACGTAATCAGTTCTGTGGCTTCGGTAAAACCAGGCGATTTAACAAAAGTAGCCACTTCTGATGTTGGAGAAATGCTTCGTGGAAAAGCTGCGGGAGTTCAAGTAAGCTTAAATGATGGTGGACCAGGAAGTTCGTCTTCAATCCAAATTCGAGGAAAAAAATCCATTAACGGAAGTAACGAACCAATCGTAATCGCAGACGGAATCGTAATCGGAAATATTAATGATATTAATGCGAATGATATTGCTTCGTTAGAAATTCTAAAAGATGCCGCTGCACAATCTATTTATGGAGCAAGAGCCTCAAACGGAGTTATTTTGATTACTACGAAAAGAGGAAAAACAGGAAAAGCAAAAATCTCTTATAATGGTTTTTCTGGAGTTCAAACAGTAAACAGAAACTTTGATGTTTATAGCGGAGAAGAATTTGCACAGCTTAAAAGAGAAGCTTACAGAACGAGCAATGGAGGAGTTTACAGACCAGACGATCAAGTTTTTACTCCACTAGAATTGCAATCTATTCAATCTGGAAAATATATTGATTGGGAAAAATTGGTTTTAAGAACCGGTGTAACGAATAACCACAGTTTAAGTGTTTCTTCTGGAACTGATAAAACGAGTATATTTTCAAGTATCAACTACATTAATACTTCGGGAGTTGTTCCAAACTCAGATTATGATAAAGTTGCGATGAGAGTAAATGTGGACCAAAGAGTTACAGATTGGCTAAAAATCGGAATGAATGTTTCGCTTCAGTATTCAGAATCAAATCGTCCAAATGTTGGGAACATTTTAAACAATGCCATTAATACATCACCATTAGGAGAGGTTTATAATCCAGACGGTTCTTTCCGTTATTTGCCTGGAGGAATTCAAGAAACACCAAATCCGCTTATTGATGTTTATGAAACGACTACAAACGAGTTGAATCGTAACGATATCATGAACATATTTCTAGATATCAATCTTGCAAAAGGTTTTACTTATAAAATGAATGCCAGCCGCAGATCTTGGAATTTCAAAGCGATGTCTTTTAATTCTTCAAAATCTCTTTCTGGAATTGCCAATTCAGGACAAGGAAGTGGTTTTATCCGTTTTCAGGATAATGTAGAATATCAATTGAGTAATATTTTGCATTATAATTTAAATGTTGCCGAAAAAAATCATTTTAACGTAACTGGAGTTTATGAGATTACTTCGTCAGAATATAATGACTTCAGAAATTCGGCAAGCAGAATTCCGAGTGATATTCTTGGAATTTATGGTTTAGAAAGTGCTTTCTTAAATACTCCCGAAATTGGAGGAAATGAAAGATCGTTAGTTTCTTTCGCAGGAAAATTAGAATATGATTTTGATAACAAATATTACTTTACAGTTTCAGGAAGAGCTGATGGATCTTCTGTATTCGGAACCAATAATAAGTGGGGATTCTTTCCAGCGGTTAACGCGGCATGGAATGTTTCTAACGAAGAATTCATGAAAGAACACGTTCCTGTTTTGAGCAATTTAAAATTAAGAGCGAGTTATGGTAAAGTGGGAAATCAGCCAAAAGATCCATATCAAAGTATGGCAACAGCTACACAAAGAGATTATATTATCAACGGTGTAAAAGTTTCGGGATATGTGCCAGGAACACAATTGTCAAATCCAGATTTAAAATGGGAAACTTCTACGCAATTGAACCTTGCAGCAGATTTCGGTTTGTTTAAAAACAGATTAACGGGAACTGTTGAGGTTTATAATACAGATACTTCAGATTTATTGATTTATGAGACTTTAAATGCGAATACAGGTTATACCTTGAAACTTTCGAATATCGGAAAAGTAAACAACAAAGGTTTGGAGGTTACTTTAAACGGTGATTTAATTAAAAAGAAAGATTTTAGATTGAATCTTGGCGCAACTTTCACTAAAAACAAAAACAGCATTGTGAGTATTTACGGAAAAGATGCAGATGGAGATGGAAGAGAAGATGATGCTGTTGGAAACTTATGGTTCATCGGAAAACCAATTGATGTTTACTATCGCTATAAAGCAGTTGGAATTTATCAGGAAGGAGAAAATATTCCGCTTGTAACAGGAACAACTTTATATCCTGGAGACATTAAATTATATGATGCAGATCCGTCAAATGGTGCTAATCCAAATCCAGATCAAGACAGAGTTATCACTTCAAAAATGCCAGATTGGTTCGGAACTTTCTCTTTGGCTTTAGAATACAAACAATTTGATTTCTCGGCAGATATTTATACAGTTCAAGGAATTACAAGAGATAATCCATTTTTATATGATTATGTAAGAGGAGGATCTTTAAGAGGAGTGAAAAACGGTATCAAACAAAATTATTGGACACCAGAAAACCCAGGAGGAAATTGGCCGAGACCAAGAGATGGAAATGATCCGCCGTACATCAATACTTTAGGACTTCAAGATGCATCATACATTCGTTTACAAAACGTTTCAGTTGGATTTAAATTCCCAGAAAACACGCTTAAATCTTTAGGATTGACCAATATGAGACTTTATGTTACAGGAAGTAATTTGGTTACACTTACAGATTATCAATCGTATAGTCCAGAAAAAGAAGTTTACGATTATCCAGAACCTGTTACTTGTGTTATTGGCTTACAAGTAGGTTTTTAA
- a CDS encoding hybrid sensor histidine kinase/response regulator transcription factor, with protein MQYVRSYFLSFILFLFLPLNSKAQESDLYFDHINYDTSFSQSMISSIHQTQKGFIWIGTANGLISYDGYNFLRYVYNKDILNSISNNHVNVILEDSERQIWIGTNNGLNLFNKNERSFLRIDIQKIKGGRNYISSIIQDDQNRIWIGTFGGIKKLNKQKFLLEEISNDHNSPFRKSRVLSLFYDKNYGVLVGTSKGLECFDPKNGSKKALPKALAENDALLKSKIWKVVKEKNGDLWFGTEANGVFRFDVDKNTVTNFVLNANNRNSLSSNWVNDIVTVDTNTIWFATKNGLCVYKKDRNEFSKYGHNPLQNYSLSDDDVKCFLKDRHNDIWIGTNGGGVNFFQKTNTNFVNVREVVRPNFGLNNATVNAVSRENDGSVWVGTNGGGLNYLDFKNNKSASYFVQGYDSDKSVNMITALVNQNEQNLFCGTFNGLFKFNKSSKSFQFISLSRKDSKERERPITSLLMDNEDLWVGTNGNGLKKVMPDGTVEIYMADGSSNSLSDNFITDIVKRKDGLWIATQYGLNYFDKKLKQVTRVFKAGPKSGLSNNSLTVMFTDSKNRFWVGAESGGVNLFDEKKGRFFEINRSMGFTDETIKSISEDAQGNIWISDNNLLYKIKTKNVKAVFNIKDFEITSFSSKDGLKVKQFSNNCSSNLNAKELVFGCSNGLIVFNPSKLIKTEDKLPIVLTKLIVNNEEIRPENKEVSLEKRISETTEITLKHDQGYIGLEFSAMNFISPEKNEYAYKLESSFNKDEWHVIGSQHYINLTNLNSGTYTLKIKTSNGGGEWNPTIKTLKIIMLPPWWKTWWAYLFYLALLAGASVLLFRFFRNRELLKQAYYLEQVEKERQEELYKMKLDFFTNVSHEIRTPLTLISGPVEELLNSAEKNSNFEHKLKTIKSNSDRLLKLVNELMDFRKAEKGSMKIYCEQQDIVSFCFDIYESFRGIAVEKKIDYKFVLNINTALIYFDKNQMEKVIYNLLSNAFKFTSKGGKITLAVEQKDNSDCIEIKVKDNGIGIPDNRKKKIFKNFFQLDDRGSANLGSGIGLALSKSIVELHHGEIKVQTEEDPNFNTIFTIKLKKGKEHFKKSQIVENAISINENANPISDVKTEIDIYEPEYLEDNSDKKTILVIDDNEEVLSFIFDVLHADYRVLKFTNGLNALEYMDSEIPDLIVSDVMMPEMDGFELCKILKTSLNTNHIPVILLTAKSSTLNRIEGLSTGADSYISKPFSIEELKLTIANLLSAKEIMRQKYGEGFIAAVEEENINTPEGIFLKKLTHIIENNLDNTDFDVNDLVNEIGMSRTVLYKKVQTLTNHSVAGFIKNMRLKKAASLLANTSFSVSEVTYMVGFNDRKHFSKEFKKFYNLSPSDYKSSQVN; from the coding sequence ATGCAGTACGTTAGAAGCTACTTTTTAAGTTTTATCTTATTTCTTTTTCTTCCCTTAAATTCAAAGGCGCAAGAATCTGACTTGTATTTCGATCATATCAATTACGATACGAGTTTTTCGCAAAGTATGATTTCGAGCATTCATCAGACTCAAAAAGGTTTTATTTGGATCGGGACTGCAAATGGTTTGATCAGTTATGACGGCTACAATTTTTTGAGATATGTTTATAATAAAGACATTCTAAACAGCATCAGCAATAATCATGTGAATGTGATTTTGGAAGATAGCGAAAGACAAATCTGGATTGGAACTAATAACGGACTGAATCTTTTTAATAAAAACGAAAGAAGTTTTTTACGAATTGATATTCAAAAAATAAAAGGCGGACGAAACTATATTTCATCCATAATTCAAGACGATCAAAACAGAATCTGGATTGGAACTTTTGGCGGAATCAAAAAACTAAACAAACAGAAATTTTTATTAGAAGAAATCTCCAATGATCATAATTCTCCTTTCAGAAAAAGCAGGGTTTTGTCTTTGTTTTATGATAAAAATTACGGCGTTTTGGTCGGAACTTCTAAAGGTTTAGAATGTTTTGATCCTAAAAATGGTTCAAAAAAAGCATTGCCAAAAGCTCTTGCCGAAAACGATGCTTTACTTAAATCTAAAATCTGGAAAGTTGTAAAAGAAAAAAATGGCGATTTATGGTTTGGAACTGAAGCAAATGGCGTTTTTCGTTTTGATGTCGACAAAAATACCGTAACCAATTTTGTGCTTAATGCTAATAATCGAAACAGTTTATCTTCAAATTGGGTAAATGATATTGTTACTGTCGACACCAATACAATTTGGTTTGCCACAAAAAATGGTTTGTGTGTCTACAAAAAAGATAGAAACGAATTTAGTAAATATGGACATAATCCGTTGCAGAATTACAGCCTTTCTGACGATGATGTAAAATGCTTTTTGAAAGATCGCCACAACGATATTTGGATCGGAACAAACGGAGGCGGAGTCAACTTTTTTCAAAAAACAAATACCAATTTTGTTAATGTAAGAGAAGTTGTTCGACCAAATTTCGGATTAAATAACGCAACGGTAAACGCTGTTTCAAGAGAAAATGACGGTTCAGTTTGGGTTGGAACAAACGGCGGCGGTTTAAATTATCTGGATTTTAAAAATAATAAAAGCGCTTCGTATTTTGTTCAAGGTTATGATTCTGATAAAAGCGTAAACATGATAACGGCTTTAGTAAATCAGAATGAGCAGAATTTGTTTTGCGGGACTTTCAACGGATTATTCAAATTTAATAAAAGCAGTAAATCGTTTCAATTTATCTCGCTTTCGCGAAAGGATTCTAAAGAAAGAGAACGTCCGATTACGTCTTTATTAATGGATAATGAAGATTTATGGGTTGGAACAAACGGAAACGGATTAAAGAAAGTAATGCCAGACGGAACTGTAGAAATTTACATGGCAGACGGTTCTTCAAACTCACTTAGCGATAATTTTATTACCGATATCGTAAAGCGAAAAGACGGACTTTGGATTGCCACACAATATGGTTTAAATTATTTTGATAAAAAGCTAAAACAAGTTACAAGAGTTTTCAAAGCGGGTCCAAAAAGCGGTTTGTCAAATAATAGTTTGACGGTCATGTTTACCGATTCTAAAAACAGATTTTGGGTCGGCGCCGAAAGCGGCGGCGTGAATCTTTTTGATGAAAAGAAAGGACGCTTTTTTGAAATCAACCGATCTATGGGTTTTACAGACGAAACCATCAAAAGCATTTCGGAAGATGCCCAAGGAAATATCTGGATTAGCGATAATAATCTGCTTTATAAAATTAAAACTAAAAACGTAAAAGCAGTTTTTAATATTAAGGATTTTGAGATTACTTCTTTTTCTTCGAAAGACGGATTGAAAGTGAAACAATTCTCAAATAATTGCAGTTCAAATTTAAATGCAAAAGAACTTGTTTTTGGCTGTTCAAATGGATTAATCGTTTTCAATCCTTCAAAATTGATTAAAACGGAAGATAAATTGCCAATTGTTTTAACAAAGCTGATTGTTAATAATGAAGAAATTAGACCAGAAAACAAGGAAGTTTCTTTAGAAAAACGTATCAGCGAAACTACTGAAATCACTTTAAAACACGACCAAGGATATATTGGTTTAGAATTCAGCGCGATGAATTTTATTTCACCAGAAAAAAATGAATACGCGTATAAACTAGAAAGCTCGTTTAATAAAGACGAATGGCATGTTATTGGTTCGCAGCATTATATCAACTTGACCAATTTGAATTCGGGAACTTATACGCTAAAAATAAAAACTTCAAATGGGGGAGGAGAATGGAATCCGACTATTAAAACCTTAAAAATTATCATGTTGCCGCCGTGGTGGAAAACTTGGTGGGCTTATTTATTTTATTTGGCATTATTGGCTGGTGCTTCGGTTTTATTGTTCCGATTTTTTAGAAATAGAGAATTATTAAAACAAGCGTATTATTTGGAACAAGTAGAAAAAGAAAGACAGGAAGAATTGTATAAAATGAAGCTGGATTTCTTTACCAATGTTTCGCACGAAATCAGAACGCCGCTGACTTTAATTAGCGGACCGGTTGAAGAACTTTTAAACAGCGCCGAAAAGAATTCGAATTTCGAACATAAATTAAAAACCATAAAAAGCAATTCTGATCGATTATTGAAATTGGTCAATGAATTAATGGATTTTAGAAAAGCCGAAAAAGGAAGTATGAAAATCTATTGTGAACAACAAGACATTGTTTCTTTCTGTTTTGATATTTATGAATCGTTTCGCGGAATTGCCGTTGAGAAAAAAATCGATTACAAATTCGTTTTAAATATCAATACGGCTTTGATTTATTTCGATAAAAATCAGATGGAAAAAGTGATTTACAATCTGCTTTCGAATGCTTTTAAATTTACAAGCAAAGGCGGTAAAATTACTTTGGCGGTGGAGCAAAAAGACAATTCTGATTGTATCGAAATTAAAGTAAAAGATAACGGAATCGGAATTCCAGATAATCGTAAAAAGAAGATTTTCAAAAACTTTTTCCAGTTGGACGATCGCGGAAGCGCCAATTTGGGAAGTGGAATTGGTTTGGCTTTGAGTAAAAGTATTGTCGAATTGCATCACGGAGAAATAAAAGTGCAGACGGAAGAAGATCCGAACTTTAATACCATTTTCACCATCAAATTAAAGAAAGGAAAAGAGCATTTTAAAAAATCTCAAATTGTCGAAAATGCGATTTCTATTAATGAAAATGCCAATCCGATTTCTGATGTAAAAACAGAAATTGACATTTATGAGCCAGAATATTTAGAAGACAATAGCGATAAAAAGACCATTTTGGTTATTGATGATAATGAAGAAGTTTTGTCGTTTATTTTTGATGTACTTCATGCCGATTATCGTGTTTTAAAATTCACAAATGGCTTAAATGCCTTAGAATATATGGATTCTGAAATTCCAGATCTAATTGTCAGCGATGTCATGATGCCAGAAATGGATGGTTTTGAATTGTGTAAAATTTTAAAAACAAGTCTAAACACGAATCATATTCCAGTTATTTTATTGACGGCAAAATCGTCTACTTTAAATAGAATTGAAGGACTTTCGACTGGAGCAGATTCTTATATTTCGAAACCTTTTAGTATTGAAGAATTAAAACTGACGATTGCTAATTTGCTTTCAGCTAAAGAAATCATGCGTCAGAAATATGGAGAAGGTTTCATTGCGGCGGTTGAAGAAGAAAACATAAACACACCCGAAGGAATCTTTCTAAAAAAACTAACGCATATTATCGAAAACAATCTCGATAATACGGATTTTGATGTAAACGATTTGGTTAACGAAATCGGAATGAGTAGAACCGTACTTTATAAAAAAGTCCAAACTTTGACTAATCATTCAGTTGCAGGTTTCATCAAAAATATGCGATTGAAGAAAGCCGCCAGTCTTTTAGCCAATACGAGTTTTTCTGTTTCTGAAGTAACGTATATGGTTGGTTTTAATGATCGAAAACATTTCAGCAAAGAGTTTAAGAAATTCTACAATCTTTCTCCAAGCGATTATAAAAGTTCTCAGGTGAATTAA
- a CDS encoding REP-associated tyrosine transposase gives MSRKYKFWEKTGAYFISFATVYWIDVFTREEYFGNIIESLDYCRKNKGMEIYGYCIMPSHIHLIFRSEKGDPSGLIRDFKGFTSKKILKAIEENPQESRKKWMLWMFEKAGNKNSNVKFRQFWQQHNMPIEIWSLKVFEQKLNYIHNNPLETGFVTNPVDWKYSSARNYGDNDHTILQIDVN, from the coding sequence ATGAGCCGAAAATATAAATTTTGGGAAAAAACTGGAGCATATTTTATAAGTTTTGCAACAGTTTATTGGATAGACGTTTTTACGCGTGAGGAGTATTTTGGAAATATTATTGAATCATTAGATTATTGCAGAAAAAATAAAGGAATGGAGATTTATGGATATTGTATAATGCCAAGTCATATTCATTTAATTTTTAGATCTGAAAAAGGAGATCCTTCTGGGCTTATAAGAGATTTTAAGGGTTTTACTTCTAAAAAAATACTCAAAGCAATTGAAGAAAATCCGCAAGAAAGCAGAAAAAAATGGATGTTATGGATGTTTGAAAAAGCAGGAAATAAAAACAGCAATGTAAAATTCAGGCAATTTTGGCAACAGCATAATATGCCGATTGAAATTTGGTCATTAAAAGTTTTCGAACAAAAACTGAATTATATTCATAATAATCCATTAGAAACTGGTTTTGTTACTAATCCTGTCGATTGGAAATATAGTTCTGCAAGAAATTATGGAGATAATGATCATACTATTTTACAAATTGATGTTAATTAA